ttGAAGCTTTTTTGCCCATTTTCCCAGTGTTTAATATTAAccagaggagggaggggggacagcAGCATCACCTCCCCCCACAGTCCCTTGCTCTTGCCTTGGCCAGAATAAATGTTAACCCCAAAAAAAGCCCCAGGTCTATCTATGGAGTCTGgggaggggtttggggggaccagggattggggggggggggggttgggaTGGGTTTGAGGGGGGGACTAGGATGGGGTTTAGGGCACCAGGGATGGATTCTGGGGGGATGGAGATGGATTTTGGGGAACCAGGGATGGGTTTTGGCAGACCGAGATAGGTTTGgtgggccagggctggggttttGGGGGCTGGCGTGGGTTCGGGGGAACCAGAGGGTTTCACAGTTGTTCGCACAGGCTCATGATTGGCTCCTGGGGATGACGTCAGCAATAGAAGGTGTCGTCATGGCAATGCCGGGACCTGCAGCACCAGGTTGTGGTGGTTGGGTGTCCAAAGCCCGTTGGGTTCTGGGTAGAGGGTCTCAAACCCCTGGAGAGGAGCCAACCCACCATGGCGACGCTGGTGGTGGGTGCCAAGTGCTACGACATAGTGACCATGGTGAGGAAGGGGACTTTTGGGGAGGTGGCCCAGGCCCGGCAGAGGAGCACTGGGGAGATGGTGGCCGTCAAGATGGTAAAGAATGAAGGCCACCATGGCCAGGTGGTGAAGAATgagctgaggctgctgcaggccCTGCAGGAGGTAGACACGGAAAAGTCACACATTGTCCGTTTCCTCGAGTCCTTCAGTGATGGTGCCTGTACCTACCTGTTCTTTGAGTCACTGGAGCAAAACCTCTTTGACttccaaaagcagaacaagttCTTGCCATTGCCTGTCCGGCACATCCGTACCATCACGGCAcaggtgctggcagcactggtCAAGCTGAGGGAGCTCTCCATCATCCACACCGACCTCAAGCCAGAGAACATCATGCTGGTGGACCACGCAAGCTATCCATTCCGCGTCAAGCTCGTCGACTTTGGCTCAGCCAGCATCTTCAACGAGGTCCGCCACATCAAGGCACCTTACATCCAATCCCGCTTCTACCGGTCACCAGAGATCTTGCTGGGGTTGCCCTTCTGCGAAAAGGTGGACATGTGGTCTCTGGGTTGTGTGGTGGCCGAGCTTCACTTGGGTTGGCCGCTCTTTCCTGGCATCAATGAATACGACCAGGTCCGCTACATCTGCTCCACCTTGGGGCTACCAGATCATGAGCTGCTCTGCGCTGCCCAGAAGACACAGTCCTTCTTCCAACAAGTGCCACATCCCACTGGTTCCTGGCAGCTCAAACCACCAGGCAATGAGACGGTGAAACCAATGGAGAGGAGGAAGTATGCCTTCTCCTCACTGGATCAGTTGGCGGCGGTAAACATCTGCCCAGTCTCTTATCccaggcaggagatgctggcCAAGCACTGTGACCTGCATGGGATGGTGGAGCTGGTCAAGAGGATGCTTACCTGGGACTCACACAAGAGGATCGTGCCCAGCGCCGCCCTCAAGCATCCCTTCATCTCCTTGCAGCTGGTGAAGTCCAAGTTTGAGGCCACCCAGTACTACAAGCTCTGCCAAGAGGACTTGAGGG
The Falco rusticolus isolate bFalRus1 chromosome 21, bFalRus1.pri, whole genome shotgun sequence DNA segment above includes these coding regions:
- the HIPK4 gene encoding homeodomain-interacting protein kinase 4 yields the protein MATLVVGAKCYDIVTMVRKGTFGEVAQARQRSTGEMVAVKMVKNEGHHGQVVKNELRLLQALQEVDTEKSHIVRFLESFSDGACTYLFFESLEQNLFDFQKQNKFLPLPVRHIRTITAQVLAALVKLRELSIIHTDLKPENIMLVDHASYPFRVKLVDFGSASIFNEVRHIKAPYIQSRFYRSPEILLGLPFCEKVDMWSLGCVVAELHLGWPLFPGINEYDQVRYICSTLGLPDHELLCAAQKTQSFFQQVPHPTGSWQLKPPGNETVKPMERRKYAFSSLDQLAAVNICPVSYPRQEMLAKHCDLHGMVELVKRMLTWDSHKRIVPSAALKHPFISLQLVKSKFEATQYYKLCQEDLRASHKDTSTAEIFPGMEKGAFIPRDRRGIQKVITQMDGLSLAEPAGDRGDKSQQDIRPIPTHYSTQQQQQHHQHPQVGPTAGKLIMLGGPRGWEQRSHCEGGVVVGSMMEQNLPGRPHTSSHAKVWL